Proteins from one Thermogemmatispora onikobensis genomic window:
- a CDS encoding M55 family metallopeptidase produces MKLFLSTDFEGTSGIVAWEQIIEGQQEYAQGRLLLTREVNAVIGGAQEAGAGEFVVNDAHHVMRNLHPQELAGEATLISGRHKPLYMMEGLDSSFAGVCFVSYHGSIGAERAVLCHTYSPAAIWEVRLNGQVVGEAGINALVAAHYGVPIVLVSGDDVTVQEAEVVAPAAEKIVVKHSLGRFAAAHLHPDKACELLRAGAHRAVERLARGDERLAPPSFALPVRLEVTFLVADMAEMACSVRGVERTAARTVSLSGENLLDIYRQFVAVVILARALADR; encoded by the coding sequence ATGAAGCTCTTTCTCTCGACTGATTTTGAAGGTACCAGTGGCATTGTGGCCTGGGAACAGATCATCGAAGGGCAGCAGGAATACGCGCAAGGGCGTCTACTCTTAACTCGTGAGGTCAATGCTGTCATCGGTGGGGCCCAGGAGGCGGGAGCCGGCGAATTCGTGGTCAATGATGCTCATCATGTTATGCGCAATCTTCACCCGCAGGAGCTGGCTGGAGAGGCCACCTTAATCAGCGGTCGCCATAAACCTCTCTACATGATGGAGGGACTCGACAGTAGTTTCGCGGGCGTCTGCTTTGTCAGCTATCATGGCTCGATTGGGGCGGAGCGAGCTGTCCTCTGCCATACCTATAGCCCGGCTGCCATTTGGGAGGTACGTCTCAACGGGCAGGTCGTAGGTGAGGCGGGCATCAACGCCCTGGTAGCAGCCCATTATGGGGTTCCGATCGTTCTTGTCAGTGGCGACGACGTGACGGTCCAGGAGGCTGAAGTTGTGGCGCCTGCCGCCGAAAAGATCGTCGTCAAGCACTCCCTGGGACGTTTTGCTGCTGCCCACCTCCATCCAGACAAAGCCTGCGAGCTGCTGCGCGCGGGAGCGCACCGTGCCGTTGAACGCCTGGCGCGCGGTGATGAGCGTCTGGCTCCTCCCAGTTTTGCGTTGCCGGTGCGGCTGGAGGTCACTTTCTTAGTGGCTGACATGGCTGAGATGGCCTGCAGTGTGCGAGGTGTTGAGCGGACAGCAGCGCGTACGGTCTCTCTGAGTGGCGAGAATCTGCTCGACATCTACCGCCAGTTTGTAGCGGTTGTCATTCTGGCGCGGGCCCTCGCTGATCGCTAG
- the galK gene encoding galactokinase, with amino-acid sequence MMAHDPKELPSAARLALELFSTVFGVDEEQTGERAVLGVAWAPGRVNLIGEHTDYNEGFVLPLAVDRVAAFAGRARGDGRVRLWSRQFQELAEIELEGLPATFSAQATRLPSWARYVLAVLSELKAAGLDLQGFSAVLHGDVPLGGGMSSSAALEVATAWAASLFSGGRFVIGEGAAAPTSLSPLEVARLCQRAEHLASGVRCGILDQAASCLGRPGQALLLDCRSLDFRYLPFESERVALLVADTQVRRELAASAYNERRQQCEEAARLLAALVQAETEQESTSKAAGPQIASLRDVTPELFARYASRLPEVLRRRAGYVVAENERVLAVARLLERGEVEAVGSYLWQTHVGLRDEYEVSCLELDTLVEIARGVEGVLGARMMGGGFGGCTINLVRSAAVEPLKEAILSEYPRQTGRQASVEICRAAAGPGAFSLPA; translated from the coding sequence ATGATGGCGCATGATCCAAAAGAGTTACCGTCTGCCGCGCGGCTAGCGCTGGAGCTTTTTTCGACGGTCTTTGGCGTGGACGAGGAGCAGACTGGCGAGCGGGCGGTCCTGGGTGTGGCCTGGGCGCCTGGGCGAGTCAATCTGATAGGTGAGCATACCGACTATAATGAGGGCTTTGTGCTGCCACTGGCGGTTGACCGCGTGGCTGCCTTTGCCGGGCGAGCGCGGGGCGATGGGCGAGTGCGCCTCTGGTCGCGGCAGTTTCAGGAGCTGGCTGAGATCGAGTTAGAGGGTCTGCCAGCCACCTTCAGCGCTCAGGCCACGCGGCTTCCGTCCTGGGCCCGCTATGTGCTGGCGGTCTTGAGCGAGCTCAAGGCGGCTGGTCTGGACCTGCAGGGATTCAGCGCTGTGCTTCATGGTGATGTTCCCCTGGGAGGGGGAATGAGTTCCTCTGCGGCTCTGGAAGTAGCGACGGCCTGGGCGGCCTCTTTGTTTTCAGGTGGCCGCTTTGTGATTGGAGAAGGGGCGGCGGCGCCAACGAGCCTGTCCCCCCTGGAGGTCGCTCGTCTCTGTCAGCGGGCCGAACATCTGGCCTCGGGAGTACGCTGTGGCATTCTCGATCAGGCCGCCTCGTGCCTTGGGCGTCCCGGTCAGGCGCTGCTGCTTGATTGCCGCTCACTAGACTTCCGCTATCTGCCCTTTGAGAGCGAGCGAGTGGCTCTGCTAGTGGCCGATACCCAGGTGCGGCGTGAGTTGGCGGCTTCGGCTTACAATGAGCGGCGGCAGCAGTGCGAGGAAGCGGCGCGTTTGCTCGCAGCGCTGGTGCAGGCTGAGACGGAGCAGGAATCTACCAGCAAAGCTGCCGGGCCGCAGATCGCCTCTCTCCGTGATGTAACGCCGGAGTTGTTCGCACGCTATGCCTCTCGGCTGCCCGAGGTGCTCCGGAGACGAGCTGGCTATGTCGTGGCTGAAAATGAGCGGGTGCTGGCGGTAGCGCGTCTGCTAGAGCGTGGCGAGGTGGAGGCCGTTGGCTCTTACCTCTGGCAGACGCATGTGGGGCTACGTGATGAGTACGAGGTGAGCTGTCTGGAGCTTGACACGCTTGTCGAGATTGCGCGTGGAGTTGAGGGGGTGCTGGGGGCGCGTATGATGGGGGGAGGGTTTGGTGGCTGCACCATCAATCTGGTGCGTAGCGCGGCAGTGGAGCCATTGAAGGAGGCGATCCTGAGCGAATACCCGCGTCAGACCGGGCGGCAGGCGAGTGTCGAGATCTGTCGGGCGGCTGCTGGTCCGGGTGCTTTCTCCTTGCCGGCGTAA
- the galT gene encoding galactose-1-phosphate uridylyltransferase produces the protein MYDDAKALVWNPILRHYVVNAPHRMHRREGTDQCPFCADVLEGRVGPETQVWLHPNDYPPFRPPVGEAYVVIYHRDHERTFTRLTVPEVCAVMRLWRELYCELSQRYAAVMIFENSGTSIGQTQLHPHGQAYGVSVVPPLLERELETVRLELEAGHGCPFCRVRAELENGPYEIVSNASWQVFLPPYVRYPYETHLYPRRHMADLAAASDEELADLAALLLQVVRAYNALNDGLMAPMPYMLGVHQLDDERFHLHIEILAVGRAPGKLKYAASSEMLWSLWTNDSSPVQKAQELREAIERVAHDGA, from the coding sequence ATGTACGACGATGCGAAGGCTCTGGTATGGAATCCTATTTTGCGTCACTATGTGGTGAACGCACCGCATCGAATGCATCGCCGGGAGGGGACAGATCAATGTCCTTTCTGTGCTGATGTGCTCGAAGGACGAGTTGGGCCTGAAACTCAGGTATGGCTTCATCCCAACGACTACCCCCCCTTTCGTCCGCCGGTCGGAGAGGCTTATGTGGTAATCTACCACCGCGATCACGAGCGAACGTTTACCCGCCTGACTGTGCCGGAGGTCTGTGCGGTGATGCGGCTCTGGCGCGAGCTGTATTGCGAGTTGAGTCAGCGCTATGCCGCGGTGATGATCTTCGAGAACAGTGGCACGAGTATCGGCCAGACGCAGTTGCATCCGCATGGTCAGGCTTATGGGGTCTCGGTGGTGCCGCCGCTACTGGAGCGAGAGCTGGAAACGGTCCGGTTGGAGCTGGAGGCGGGACACGGCTGCCCCTTCTGCCGGGTGCGAGCCGAGCTGGAAAACGGCCCTTATGAAATAGTCTCTAACGCAAGCTGGCAGGTTTTTCTCCCTCCCTATGTGCGCTATCCCTACGAAACCCATCTCTATCCGCGACGCCATATGGCCGATCTGGCGGCGGCTAGCGATGAGGAGCTGGCCGACCTGGCAGCCTTGCTGTTGCAGGTGGTGCGAGCCTACAATGCCCTCAATGATGGCCTTATGGCCCCCATGCCCTATATGCTCGGTGTTCATCAATTAGACGATGAGCGCTTCCACCTCCATATTGAAATTCTGGCGGTTGGCAGGGCGCCGGGCAAGCTAAAGTATGCAGCTTCCTCTGAGATGCTCTGGTCGCTGTGGACCAACGATTCATCTCCCGTTCAGAAAGCGCAGGAATTGCGAGAAGCGATCGAGAGGGTTGCTCATGATGGCGCATGA
- a CDS encoding A/G-specific adenine glycosylase, translating into MRRSSPSSSTVVQPAPEQLARVHHLLLEWYAREQRPLPWRATSDAYAILVSEIMLQQTQVERVIPKYHEFLSRFPTLADLAAAPTAAVISTWVPLGYNQRAVRLQAIARQVVSDYQGRIPDRLEELLKLKGIGRYTAGAIACFAYHQQVATVDTNIRRVLHRLFIGLEHPEPRLSDAETLTLAEQVLPPGRAYEWNQALMDLGATICTSASPQCERCPVREACAAYRELSAQSLFPSGTVLRTLRKVAEKKGSYQAQPFTQSDRYFRGRIVALLRTLPPEQRLPLAELGPRIKPSYTEADLPWLQRLVSRLARDGLVDYQEEEGVRLP; encoded by the coding sequence ATGCGTCGAAGCTCACCGTCATCCTCGACCGTTGTGCAACCCGCGCCCGAGCAGCTCGCGCGGGTTCATCATCTTCTGTTAGAGTGGTACGCCCGCGAGCAGCGGCCGCTGCCCTGGCGCGCGACAAGCGACGCCTACGCCATCCTGGTCTCCGAAATCATGCTCCAGCAGACACAGGTAGAGCGAGTCATTCCCAAATATCACGAGTTTCTGAGCCGCTTTCCCACTCTTGCGGACCTTGCCGCTGCGCCAACGGCAGCAGTCATCTCAACCTGGGTGCCCCTGGGCTACAACCAGCGCGCCGTGCGTCTGCAGGCCATTGCTCGCCAGGTGGTCAGCGACTACCAGGGGCGCATTCCCGACCGCCTGGAGGAGTTGCTCAAGCTCAAAGGGATCGGACGCTACACTGCCGGGGCCATTGCCTGCTTCGCTTACCATCAGCAGGTCGCCACTGTTGACACGAACATCCGCCGCGTGCTACATCGACTCTTCATCGGCCTGGAGCACCCTGAGCCACGCCTGAGCGATGCCGAGACACTGACCCTGGCAGAGCAGGTCTTGCCTCCTGGTCGGGCCTATGAGTGGAATCAGGCCCTCATGGACCTGGGGGCCACGATCTGTACGAGCGCCAGCCCACAGTGCGAGCGCTGTCCAGTTCGCGAGGCCTGCGCGGCCTACCGTGAGCTGAGTGCTCAGAGCCTCTTTCCTTCGGGAACCGTTCTGCGCACCCTGCGCAAAGTGGCCGAGAAGAAGGGCAGCTATCAGGCCCAGCCATTCACGCAAAGCGATCGCTATTTCCGGGGCCGCATTGTCGCCCTGCTGCGAACCTTGCCACCAGAGCAGCGTCTTCCCCTGGCCGAGCTAGGGCCACGCATCAAGCCATCCTACACCGAGGCCGATCTCCCTTGGCTCCAACGGCTCGTCAGTCGCCTGGCCCGCGACGGCCTGGTCGATTACCAGGAGGAAGAGGGGGTACGACTGCCATAG
- a CDS encoding PIG-L deacetylase family protein — protein MQLQSIADIAKKHRHIFLSPHFDDVVFSCGGTIALQASCGLHPLVITVFAGLPPANQPLSTLATAVHQNMGFGHNAREAVEARRREDARALDYLGADYLWLDYPDAIYRGNPPHYTREEELFGAIHPTDLSIDQQLGQLLVSLSEQLPDTVWYAPLGVGHHVDHQLVCSAADRLVQRHANVKFYEDFPYVTRLGELERRLHEFGDTLEPAYVEMSELLPLRQEASQMYASQIAAIFGDKESMSKLMDEYTHNIRPVETVHLERYWTPRYR, from the coding sequence TTGCAGTTACAAAGTATTGCCGATATCGCCAAAAAGCATCGACATATATTTCTCTCTCCTCATTTCGATGACGTCGTCTTCTCCTGCGGTGGAACGATCGCCCTGCAGGCCAGTTGTGGCCTGCACCCTCTGGTCATTACCGTCTTCGCCGGCCTGCCACCGGCGAACCAGCCTCTCAGTACGCTGGCCACCGCCGTCCACCAGAACATGGGCTTCGGCCACAATGCGCGAGAGGCAGTTGAGGCCCGCCGGCGCGAGGACGCTCGCGCCCTCGACTACCTCGGAGCAGACTATCTCTGGTTGGACTACCCCGACGCCATTTATCGCGGGAATCCTCCCCATTATACCCGCGAGGAGGAACTGTTTGGCGCCATTCATCCCACCGATCTGAGTATCGATCAGCAGCTCGGCCAGCTGCTTGTCAGCCTGAGCGAGCAGCTCCCCGATACCGTCTGGTATGCCCCTCTTGGCGTGGGTCACCATGTCGACCATCAGCTGGTCTGCTCGGCAGCCGACCGTCTGGTACAGCGCCACGCCAATGTCAAGTTCTATGAAGATTTCCCGTACGTCACCCGCCTGGGCGAGCTGGAGCGGCGCCTGCATGAGTTCGGCGATACGCTGGAACCGGCCTACGTCGAGATGTCTGAGCTGCTTCCTCTGCGCCAGGAAGCCTCCCAGATGTACGCCTCTCAGATCGCCGCGATTTTCGGCGATAAAGAATCTATGTCCAAATTGATGGACGAGTATACCCACAACATTCGCCCGGTGGAGACCGTCCATCTCGAACGTTACTGGACCCCTCGCTACCGCTAG
- a CDS encoding protein kinase domain-containing protein has protein sequence MKGIEGLTLGRYELRRRIAQGGMAEVYVAYDRRVKRQVAIKVLYGRDESFIRRFEREALAVGALSHDHILPLYDFGEQSPWYYLVMPYVEGGTLRDYLHRRKRLTLEEAASFLDQIASALQYAHDHGVLHRDVKPSNILLRPDGYAYLADFGLAKAIMGAESLTSDGTIVGTPEYMAPEQSNGISDYRSDIYSLGVVLFQMLTGRVPFTAESPVAIFLRHIQTPPPSPREFNSEIPPAVEEVIFKALAKDPNERFQEAQELAAAYWRALQQERGRSPRSRPGPLTLKDQNVATTTSGNDDSTLIAEESQAEATPSPSRLAEQETFIVPDEEREMVRPPATPQLFPLTDLPEQPELASPIEESESERASAAPPPQEVVASESTLLAASATIRRLPSRRFRLLSLIAACLLLALLLVPLVSLWRGSSSSSKGINPGSSTLSPQQIQATQTAIAQNNSMATQLARSRAQATAGISSSVGAGNLLYQYDLRSPGGGWASSGSQCFFSTQGYHVQTLGPHEAAWCFSSQEHMTDAVIKVQARLLRGDFCGLVFRLDPTTPSFYVFEINSQGQYRFVRATGTNPQAWLTLIDWTHTNAIQTGYNVPNMLMILAHGSSFRFYINNQLVINSYSDSAYSEGLIGLLVGGDSNSGSEAVFSDIWVFAYQS, from the coding sequence ATGAAGGGGATCGAAGGACTCACGCTTGGGCGCTATGAGCTACGCCGCCGCATCGCCCAAGGAGGCATGGCCGAAGTCTACGTGGCTTACGACCGCCGTGTCAAACGACAGGTCGCCATCAAAGTCCTTTACGGACGAGATGAGTCGTTTATTCGCCGTTTTGAGCGGGAGGCGCTGGCTGTTGGCGCTCTCTCGCATGATCACATTTTGCCGCTCTATGACTTTGGGGAGCAGAGTCCCTGGTATTATCTGGTGATGCCCTATGTCGAGGGAGGAACGCTACGGGACTATTTACACCGGCGTAAGCGTCTGACTCTGGAAGAGGCTGCGAGTTTTCTCGATCAGATCGCTTCAGCACTGCAGTACGCCCACGATCACGGCGTTCTCCATCGCGACGTCAAGCCGTCGAATATTCTGCTGCGCCCCGACGGCTATGCCTATCTGGCTGACTTCGGCCTGGCCAAGGCCATCATGGGGGCCGAATCGCTGACTAGCGACGGCACCATCGTCGGCACACCGGAGTACATGGCCCCAGAGCAGTCAAACGGTATCAGCGACTATCGCAGCGATATCTACTCACTGGGGGTCGTGCTCTTCCAGATGCTCACCGGGCGCGTACCTTTTACCGCCGAGTCGCCAGTCGCGATTTTCTTGCGCCATATCCAAACGCCACCGCCCTCGCCACGCGAATTCAATAGCGAGATTCCTCCCGCCGTTGAAGAAGTGATCTTCAAAGCCCTCGCCAAAGACCCGAACGAGCGCTTTCAGGAGGCCCAGGAGCTGGCCGCTGCTTACTGGCGCGCCCTCCAGCAGGAGCGCGGTCGCAGTCCGCGATCCCGGCCCGGACCACTGACACTGAAAGATCAGAACGTTGCCACAACCACGTCAGGCAACGATGACTCCACCTTGATCGCTGAAGAGAGCCAGGCCGAGGCCACTCCCAGCCCTTCCCGCCTGGCTGAGCAAGAGACCTTTATTGTCCCCGACGAAGAGCGGGAAATGGTGCGCCCTCCAGCCACCCCTCAGCTTTTTCCGCTCACCGACCTGCCAGAACAGCCCGAGCTTGCTAGCCCGATCGAGGAAAGCGAGAGCGAGAGGGCTTCAGCCGCACCCCCTCCCCAGGAGGTGGTTGCCAGCGAAAGCACCTTGCTGGCAGCGAGCGCCACCATCAGGCGTTTGCCCAGCCGTCGCTTTCGCCTGCTCTCTCTCATCGCTGCCTGCTTGCTATTAGCCTTGCTCCTTGTGCCGCTGGTTAGCCTTTGGCGGGGTTCGTCGTCCTCCAGCAAAGGAATCAATCCTGGCAGCAGCACACTCAGCCCTCAACAGATCCAGGCCACGCAGACCGCCATTGCCCAGAACAACTCGATGGCCACCCAGCTGGCACGCTCACGGGCCCAGGCCACCGCTGGTATCTCCTCCTCGGTCGGAGCAGGAAACCTGCTCTATCAGTATGACTTGCGAAGCCCTGGTGGCGGTTGGGCCAGCTCCGGCAGCCAATGCTTCTTCTCGACTCAGGGCTACCATGTGCAGACATTGGGACCACACGAGGCCGCCTGGTGCTTTTCGAGCCAGGAGCATATGACAGATGCCGTCATCAAAGTTCAGGCCCGCCTGCTACGCGGCGACTTCTGCGGCCTGGTCTTCCGTCTCGACCCAACTACTCCTAGCTTTTATGTCTTTGAAATCAACAGCCAGGGGCAGTACCGCTTTGTACGCGCCACGGGAACGAATCCCCAGGCCTGGCTGACGCTCATCGATTGGACCCACACCAACGCCATTCAGACTGGCTATAACGTTCCTAATATGCTCATGATACTGGCTCACGGCTCCTCGTTCCGCTTTTACATCAACAATCAGCTTGTCATTAACAGTTACTCTGACTCGGCCTACAGCGAAGGGCTAATCGGGCTACTCGTGGGAGGCGACAGCAATAGCGGTAGCGAAGCCGTTTTTAGCGACATCTGGGTCTTCGCATATCAGAGCTAG
- the mptA gene encoding GTP cyclohydrolase MptA codes for MSLDLTASAGYSSNGKTPVKTHTVYLALGSNLGDRRANLAAALQRLREVVEISRVSSVYETEPVGYAEQPRFFNMVCAGRTALSAEQLLAYAKSIETALGRRPTVRNGPRPIDIDILLYDDLQMHEEHLIIPHPRMRERAFVLVPLAEIAPELTDPVSGHSISALRDAVPQEGVKKLAESLRVPLEHDIQNSRPAVHVRLGRVGVTGLQKAILVGGDERAQWFQVAFDLYADLGPVKAGVHMSRFSEALEEVLDEISQTTWPRVELLAEHLARRIVERQQVLRAEAHLRTTYPLQKWTPISGRPTQEVYGLLAQAVATRKGARRLIGVEVEGMVACPCAQDMVHSLARVRLREEGFPDEAIEKMLDVTPLATHNQRGRAMLMVGTQALIDAQELISIAENAMSSENYALLKRPDELYVVNKAHANPRFVEDVVREMLRSVVERYEHLPPETFVWASQRNEETIHKYDVVAEGWGTLAELRAEIREQTTLEHHTTREEWLRSIE; via the coding sequence ATGAGCTTAGACCTGACTGCCTCAGCCGGGTATTCGTCGAATGGCAAAACTCCAGTCAAAACACATACCGTCTATCTGGCACTCGGCTCGAATTTAGGAGACCGACGGGCGAATTTGGCTGCGGCACTCCAACGACTGCGCGAGGTAGTGGAGATCAGCAGGGTCTCCTCGGTTTACGAGACAGAGCCGGTGGGGTACGCTGAGCAGCCCCGCTTTTTTAATATGGTCTGTGCCGGGCGCACCGCCCTCTCCGCTGAGCAGCTGCTGGCCTATGCCAAAAGCATCGAGACCGCCCTGGGACGCCGTCCAACCGTGCGCAATGGACCGCGACCAATAGATATCGATATTCTTCTCTACGATGATCTGCAGATGCACGAAGAGCATCTGATTATTCCTCATCCAAGAATGAGAGAGCGCGCCTTTGTGCTGGTACCGCTAGCGGAGATTGCCCCCGAGCTCACTGACCCAGTTAGCGGGCACAGCATCAGTGCATTGCGGGATGCAGTGCCTCAGGAAGGCGTCAAAAAGCTGGCGGAAAGCCTGCGTGTTCCATTGGAGCACGATATTCAGAATAGCAGGCCAGCAGTACACGTACGCCTGGGACGGGTAGGTGTGACTGGCCTCCAGAAGGCCATTCTGGTTGGCGGAGACGAGCGAGCCCAGTGGTTTCAAGTTGCCTTTGACCTCTACGCCGACCTTGGTCCCGTCAAGGCGGGCGTGCATATGTCGCGCTTCAGTGAGGCTCTGGAGGAGGTCCTGGACGAGATCAGCCAGACGACCTGGCCACGAGTCGAACTGTTAGCCGAACACCTGGCTCGCCGCATTGTCGAGCGACAACAGGTGCTACGGGCTGAGGCCCACCTGCGAACGACTTACCCACTCCAGAAGTGGACCCCCATTTCGGGACGCCCTACCCAGGAGGTCTATGGTCTGCTGGCTCAGGCCGTGGCCACACGCAAAGGGGCACGTCGTCTGATAGGCGTCGAGGTCGAAGGCATGGTTGCCTGCCCCTGCGCCCAGGATATGGTGCATTCCCTCGCCCGCGTGCGCCTGCGTGAGGAGGGCTTCCCGGATGAGGCCATCGAGAAGATGCTCGATGTCACGCCGCTTGCTACCCACAATCAGCGCGGACGAGCAATGCTCATGGTCGGGACTCAAGCCCTGATCGATGCCCAAGAGCTGATCAGTATCGCAGAAAACGCCATGAGTTCGGAGAACTATGCACTACTGAAACGGCCTGACGAGCTGTACGTGGTCAACAAAGCCCACGCTAATCCGCGCTTCGTCGAGGATGTTGTGCGCGAGATGCTACGCTCGGTTGTTGAGCGCTATGAGCATCTTCCTCCTGAGACCTTTGTCTGGGCCAGCCAACGCAACGAGGAGACCATCCACAAATATGATGTAGTGGCCGAGGGCTGGGGCACCCTGGCAGAACTACGAGCGGAGATCCGTGAGCAAACCACTCTCGAACACCACACCACCCGCGAGGAGTGGCTCAGGAGCATCGAATAG
- the rsfS gene encoding ribosome silencing factor, translated as MEQVLLNPGKLARTAVDVASDKKASDVVLLDLQGLSSIADYFVICSGSNERQIQAIADALEEELEKQGASLLHQEGNAATGWVLLDFGALIVHIFGPREREYYRLERLWSDAKTVVYLQ; from the coding sequence GTGGAACAAGTGCTTCTAAACCCAGGTAAGCTAGCACGGACGGCGGTCGACGTGGCGTCTGATAAAAAGGCGTCAGATGTCGTCTTGCTCGACCTTCAGGGCCTGAGCAGTATCGCCGACTACTTTGTCATTTGTAGCGGAAGCAATGAGCGCCAGATCCAGGCGATCGCTGACGCCCTGGAGGAGGAGCTGGAGAAACAGGGCGCTAGCCTGCTCCATCAAGAGGGCAATGCCGCCACCGGCTGGGTCCTCTTGGATTTCGGTGCCCTGATCGTCCATATCTTCGGGCCAAGAGAGCGGGAGTACTACCGGCTCGAACGCCTGTGGAGCGATGCGAAAACGGTAGTCTACCTGCAATAA
- a CDS encoding FAD-linked oxidase C-terminal domain-containing protein — MSIRELPATTTAQDSAAPPFERLSEERKAQLVRELSALLGERYVLHDPYDLMLYEYDASIDRSRPDIVVLPSSTEEVAGIVKIAARHRVPVVPRGAGTGLSGGAIPIYGGIVIAFARMNRILELDYENMRAVVQPGLVNLHLSNALNPRGFYYVPDPSSQRSCTIGGNVGENAGGPHTLLYGVTTNHVLGLEVVTADGEVVEVGGWTPDQPGYDLTGLITGSEGTLCVVTRIITRIVHLPEQVKTMLAVFNSIDDASNTVSEIIASGMIPAAIEMMDQMILQAVEADMHAGYPLDAAAVLLLEAEGLREEVEDQTERIVAICQRNHARSVRIAAHETERQLLWAGRKNAFGAVGRISPEFYVQDGVVPRTKLPYVLRRVSEICTRYGLRVGNVFHAGDGNLHPLILFDSQVPGEVERVRQAGHEILAVCAEVGGSITGEHGVGVEKQEEMALIFSAVDLRVMQQVREAWNPEQLLNPGKLFPRPGRCAEVKQL, encoded by the coding sequence ATGAGCATTAGAGAGTTGCCAGCGACTACTACCGCCCAGGATTCGGCAGCCCCTCCCTTCGAGCGCCTCTCAGAGGAGCGTAAGGCTCAATTGGTGCGCGAACTAAGCGCTTTACTGGGCGAGCGCTATGTACTCCACGATCCTTACGATTTGATGCTGTACGAGTATGATGCCTCGATCGATCGGAGCCGGCCAGATATCGTCGTGCTCCCTTCATCAACCGAAGAGGTCGCAGGCATTGTCAAGATCGCTGCGCGCCATCGCGTTCCGGTGGTACCACGCGGCGCCGGCACAGGTCTGAGTGGCGGGGCAATTCCCATCTATGGAGGCATTGTGATCGCCTTCGCCCGGATGAATCGCATTCTGGAGCTTGACTATGAGAACATGCGCGCTGTGGTACAGCCGGGCCTGGTCAACCTCCACTTGAGCAATGCGCTGAATCCGCGCGGTTTTTACTATGTGCCCGATCCGAGCAGTCAGCGCTCGTGTACGATCGGCGGCAATGTGGGAGAGAACGCCGGCGGGCCGCATACGCTGCTCTATGGGGTAACCACTAATCACGTTCTGGGCCTTGAAGTTGTGACCGCCGATGGCGAGGTGGTGGAGGTCGGTGGCTGGACCCCGGATCAGCCAGGCTACGATCTGACGGGCCTGATTACGGGCTCTGAGGGCACTCTGTGCGTGGTGACAAGGATCATTACACGCATCGTCCACCTGCCAGAGCAGGTGAAAACAATGCTGGCAGTCTTCAATAGTATTGACGATGCCTCAAATACAGTCTCTGAAATTATTGCCAGCGGGATGATCCCCGCCGCCATTGAGATGATGGATCAGATGATTCTGCAGGCTGTGGAGGCAGATATGCACGCTGGCTATCCGCTGGATGCCGCCGCCGTGCTGCTGTTGGAGGCTGAGGGCCTGCGCGAGGAGGTAGAAGACCAGACAGAGCGCATCGTCGCGATCTGCCAGCGCAATCATGCCCGCTCTGTACGCATTGCCGCTCATGAGACAGAACGGCAGCTGTTGTGGGCAGGGCGCAAGAATGCCTTCGGAGCTGTTGGTCGCATCAGTCCAGAGTTTTATGTGCAGGATGGGGTCGTACCGCGCACGAAGCTGCCCTATGTGCTGCGCCGCGTGAGTGAGATTTGCACACGCTATGGCTTGCGCGTAGGGAATGTCTTCCATGCCGGAGATGGTAACCTCCATCCGCTGATTCTCTTTGATTCGCAGGTGCCCGGCGAGGTTGAACGAGTGCGTCAGGCCGGTCATGAGATCCTGGCGGTTTGTGCAGAGGTCGGCGGGTCAATCACCGGCGAGCATGGCGTAGGGGTGGAAAAACAGGAGGAGATGGCCCTGATTTTCAGTGCCGTCGATCTGCGTGTGATGCAGCAGGTTCGCGAAGCATGGAATCCGGAGCAGCTCTTGAATCCAGGTAAGCTCTTCCCTCGCCCAGGACGCTGTGCCGAGGTGAAGCAGCTTTGA